One part of the Streptomyces ferrugineus genome encodes these proteins:
- a CDS encoding PAC2 family protein encodes MLDPQGLYAWEPKGLAVVDMALAQESAGLVMLYHFDGYIDAGETGDQIVDGLLDSLPHQVVARFDHDRLVDYRARRPLLTFKRDRWADYEVPAIEVRLVQDATGAPFLLLSGPEPDVEWERFAAAVKEIVERLGVRLSVNFHGIPMGVPHTRPVGLTPHGNRTDLVPGHSSPFDEAQVPGSAESLVEYRLMESGHDVLGVAAHVPHYIARSPYPDAALTVLEAVTAATGLVLPGVAHSLRTDAHRTQNEIDRQIREGDEELTNLVEGLEHQYDAIAGAETRGNMLAEPVDIPSADEIGREFERFLAEREGDG; translated from the coding sequence GTGCTTGATCCGCAGGGTTTGTACGCATGGGAGCCGAAGGGCCTCGCCGTCGTCGACATGGCGCTCGCCCAGGAGTCGGCCGGTCTTGTCATGCTCTACCACTTCGACGGATACATCGACGCGGGCGAGACCGGCGACCAGATCGTCGACGGCCTCCTGGACTCACTGCCCCACCAGGTCGTCGCCCGCTTCGACCACGACCGGCTGGTGGACTACCGCGCCCGCCGACCGCTGCTGACGTTCAAGCGCGACCGCTGGGCCGACTACGAGGTGCCGGCCATCGAGGTGCGGCTGGTGCAGGACGCCACCGGGGCGCCCTTCCTGCTGCTGTCCGGGCCCGAGCCGGACGTGGAGTGGGAGCGCTTCGCCGCCGCCGTCAAGGAGATCGTGGAGCGGCTCGGGGTGAGGCTGTCGGTGAACTTCCACGGCATCCCCATGGGCGTCCCGCACACCCGCCCGGTCGGCCTCACCCCGCACGGCAACCGCACCGACCTCGTCCCGGGCCACAGCAGCCCCTTCGACGAGGCGCAGGTGCCCGGCAGCGCCGAGTCCCTCGTCGAGTACCGGCTGATGGAGTCCGGGCACGACGTGCTGGGCGTCGCCGCGCACGTCCCGCACTACATCGCCCGCTCCCCGTACCCGGACGCGGCCCTGACCGTCCTGGAGGCCGTCACGGCGGCGACCGGACTGGTCCTGCCCGGCGTCGCGCACTCCCTGCGCACCGACGCCCACCGCACGCAGAACGAGATCGACCGCCAGATCCGCGAGGGCGACGAGGAGCTCACCAACCTCGTCGAGGGCCTCGAGCACCAGTACGACGCCATCGCCGGCGCCGAGACCCGCGGCAACATGCTCGCCGAGCCGGTCGACATCCCCTCGGCGGACGAGATCGGCCGCGAGTTCGAGCGGTTCCTCGCGGAGCGGGAGGGCGACGGCTGA
- the rpsA gene encoding 30S ribosomal protein S1, which produces MTSSTETTATTPQVAVNDIGNEEAFLAAIDETIKYFNDGDIVDGVIVKVDRDEVLLDIGYKTEGVIPSRELSIKHDVDPNEVVAVGDEIEALVLQKEDKEGRLILSKKRAQYERAWGTIEKIKEEDGIVTGTVIEVVKGGLILDIGLRGFLPASLVEMRRVRDLQPYVGKELEAKIIELDKNRNNVVLSRRAWLEQTQSEVRQTFLTTLQKGQVRSGVVSSIVNFGAFVDLGGVDGLVHVSELSWKHIDHPSEVVEVGQEVTVEVLDVDMDRERVSLSLKATQEDPWQQFARTHQIGQVVPGKVTKLVPFGAFVRVDEGIEGLVHISELAERHVEIPEQVVQVNDEIFVKVIDIDLERRRISLSLKQANESFGADPASVEFDPTLYGMAASYDDQGNYIYPEGFDPETNDWLEGYEKQREEWERQYAEAQQRFEQHQQQVIKSREADAAAAAEGGDTAGAAPAAGGGSYSSEGADQSGALASDEALAALREKLAGGQS; this is translated from the coding sequence ATGACGAGCAGCACCGAGACCACCGCCACCACCCCGCAGGTAGCGGTCAACGACATCGGTAACGAGGAAGCTTTCCTCGCCGCGATCGACGAGACGATCAAGTACTTCAACGACGGCGACATCGTCGACGGCGTCATCGTGAAGGTCGACCGGGACGAGGTCCTGCTCGACATCGGTTACAAGACCGAAGGTGTCATCCCGAGCCGCGAGCTCTCGATCAAGCACGACGTCGACCCGAACGAGGTCGTCGCCGTCGGTGACGAGATCGAGGCCCTGGTCCTCCAGAAGGAGGACAAGGAAGGCCGCCTGATCCTCTCGAAGAAGCGCGCCCAGTACGAGCGTGCCTGGGGCACCATCGAGAAGATCAAGGAAGAGGACGGCATCGTCACCGGTACCGTCATCGAGGTCGTCAAGGGTGGTCTCATCCTCGACATCGGCCTCCGTGGCTTCCTGCCGGCCTCCCTGGTGGAGATGCGCCGCGTCCGCGACCTCCAGCCCTATGTGGGCAAGGAGCTCGAGGCGAAGATCATCGAGCTGGACAAGAACCGCAACAACGTGGTCCTGTCCCGCCGTGCCTGGCTGGAGCAGACCCAGTCCGAGGTCCGCCAGACGTTCCTCACCACCCTGCAGAAGGGTCAGGTCCGCTCCGGCGTGGTCTCCTCGATCGTCAACTTCGGTGCCTTCGTGGACCTGGGTGGCGTCGACGGTCTGGTCCACGTCTCCGAGCTGTCCTGGAAGCACATCGACCACCCCTCCGAGGTGGTCGAGGTGGGCCAGGAGGTCACCGTCGAGGTCCTGGACGTCGACATGGACCGCGAGCGTGTCTCCCTGTCGCTGAAGGCGACCCAGGAAGACCCGTGGCAGCAGTTCGCCCGCACCCACCAGATCGGCCAGGTCGTGCCCGGCAAGGTCACGAAGCTGGTGCCGTTCGGTGCGTTCGTCCGCGTCGACGAGGGCATCGAGGGTCTGGTGCACATCTCCGAGCTGGCCGAGCGCCACGTGGAGATCCCGGAGCAGGTCGTCCAGGTCAACGACGAGATCTTCGTCAAGGTCATCGACATCGACCTGGAGCGCCGTCGTATCAGCCTCTCGCTGAAGCAGGCCAACGAGTCCTTCGGTGCCGACCCGGCCTCGGTCGAGTTCGACCCGACCCTGTACGGCATGGCCGCCTCGTACGACGACCAGGGCAACTACATCTACCCCGAGGGCTTCGACCCCGAGACCAACGACTGGCTCGAGGGCTACGAGAAGCAGCGCGAGGAGTGGGAGCGCCAGTACGCCGAGGCGCAGCAGCGCTTCGAGCAGCACCAGCAGCAGGTCATCAAGTCCCGCGAGGCCGACGCGGCGGCTGCCGCCGAGGGCGGCGACACCGCGGGTGCGGCTCCGGCCGCGGGTGGCGGTTCGTACTCCTCCGAGGGCGCCGACCAGTCCGGCGCGCTGGCCTCGGACGAGGCGCTTGCCGCGCTGCGCGAGAAGCTCGCCGGCGGCCAGAGCTGA
- a CDS encoding class I SAM-dependent methyltransferase, with product MIQEPVSPEIASDASEPEATRRAAGVAESSRANRGWWDRNADEYQIEHGTFLGDDRFVWGPEGLDEVEAELLGPSEDLKGKEVLEIGAGAAQCSRWLAAQGARPVALDLSHRQLQHALRIGGAFPLVCADAGALPFADASFDLACSAYGALPFVADPVRVLREVRRVLRPGGRFVFSVTHPIRWAFPDEPGPEGLSVAASYFDRTPYVEQGEDGEAVYVEHHRTVGDRVRDVVAAGFRLVDLVEPEWPAWNTSEWGGWSPLRGNLIPGTAIFVCVRD from the coding sequence ATCATCCAAGAGCCCGTATCGCCCGAGATCGCGTCCGACGCCTCCGAACCCGAGGCCACGCGGCGAGCGGCCGGTGTCGCCGAGAGTTCCCGGGCCAACCGGGGCTGGTGGGACCGCAACGCCGACGAGTACCAGATCGAGCACGGCACGTTCCTCGGCGACGACCGCTTCGTGTGGGGCCCCGAAGGCCTGGACGAGGTGGAGGCCGAGTTGCTCGGCCCGTCGGAGGACCTCAAGGGCAAGGAGGTGCTGGAGATCGGCGCCGGTGCCGCCCAGTGCTCGCGCTGGCTGGCCGCGCAGGGGGCCCGCCCGGTCGCCCTGGACCTCTCCCACCGGCAGCTCCAGCACGCGTTGCGGATCGGGGGCGCGTTCCCTCTGGTGTGCGCCGACGCGGGGGCGCTTCCCTTCGCCGACGCCTCGTTCGACCTGGCGTGCTCGGCGTACGGCGCGCTGCCGTTCGTGGCCGACCCGGTGCGGGTGCTGCGCGAGGTGCGACGAGTGCTACGGCCCGGCGGGCGCTTCGTCTTCTCGGTCACCCACCCCATCCGCTGGGCCTTCCCGGACGAGCCGGGCCCGGAGGGCCTGTCCGTGGCCGCCTCCTACTTCGACCGCACGCCGTACGTGGAGCAGGGCGAGGACGGCGAAGCGGTGTACGTCGAGCATCACCGCACGGTGGGCGACCGGGTGCGGGACGTCGTGGCGGCGGGTTTCCGGCTGGTGGACCTGGTCGAGCCGGAGTGGCCGGCCTGGAACACCTCCGAGTGGGGCGGCTGGTCGCCGCTGCGCGGGAACCTGATCCCGGGGACGGCGATCTTCGTGTGCGTACGAGACTGA